The following proteins are encoded in a genomic region of Athene noctua chromosome 9, bAthNoc1.hap1.1, whole genome shotgun sequence:
- the CYLD gene encoding ubiquitin carboxyl-terminal hydrolase CYLD isoform X2, whose amino-acid sequence MNSGLWSQEKASSSYWEERIFYLLLQECSVIDKQTQKLLKVPKGSIGQFFQDRSSVGHSRNIPCKGKKLQIGLKILEQPHAILFVDEKDVIEINEKLAELLLAITNCEERYSLFKSKSRLTKGIQIDIGSPVRVQLRSGDDKFPGVVRFRGPLMQERSLTGIYFGVELLEEGRGQGFTDGQYQGKQLFRCDEDCGVFVALDKLELVEDDDNELESDYAAPVDTMQDNPIGNWDGRYNGIQLCSFASVESTLLLHINDVIPETVSQDRRPPKLAYTSRGGGDKSLFNHSKPKATGTTSEPGNRNRSEVFYTLNGSSVDSQPQTKTKPPWYIDEVAEDPAKSLTDSSPGFGHSSPPLQPPLTNSVSTENRFHSLPFSLTKTSSTNGTIGHSPLSLSVQSVIGDVNTTANQESPSTAGPVGNSHGLEAGSLAEVKENPPFYGVIRWIGQPPGVNEVLAGLELEDECAGCTDGTFKGTRYFTCAPKKALFVKLKSCRPDSRFASLQPVSNQIERCNSLAFGGYLSEVVEENTPPKMEKEGLETMIGKKKGIQGHYNSCYLDSTLFCLFSFSSVLDTVLLRPKEKNDVEYYSETQELLRTEIVNPLRIYGYVCATKIMKLRKILEKVEAASGFTSEEKDPEEFLNILFHHILRVEPLLKIRSAGQKVQDCYFYQIFMDKNEKVGVPTIQQLLEWSFINSNLKFAEAPSCLIIQMPRFGKDFKMFNKIFPSLELNITDLLEDTPRQCRICGGLAMYECRECYEDTDISAGKIKQFCKTCNTQVHLHPKRQSHKFNPLSLPKDLPDWDWRHGCIPYQKMELFAVLCIETSHYVAFVKYGRDDSAWLFFDSMADRDGGQNGFNIPQVTPCPEVGEYLKMSLEELHSLDSRKIQGCARRLLCDAYMCMYQSPTMSLYK is encoded by the exons ATGAATTCGGGCTTATGGAGTCAAGAAAAAGCAAGTTCATCCTATTGGGAAGAGCGGATCTTTTACTTGCTTCTCCAAGAATGCAGTGTCATAGACAAGCAGACTCAAAAGCTCTTGAAAGTGCCCAAAGGTAGCATTGGGCAGTTTTTTCAAGACCGTTCATCTGTGGGACACTCCAGAAATATTCCTTGTAAAGGCAAGAAACTTCAGATTGGATTAAAGATTCTGGAACAACCTCATGCAATCCTGTTTGTGGATGAGAAGGATGTtatagaaataaatgaaaaactagCTGAGCTGCTTTTGGCCATTACTAACTGTGAGGAAAGATACAgtctgtttaaaagcaaaagcagattAACTAAAGGCATCCAAATAGATATTGGCTCACCTGTTAGAGTACAGCTGAGATCAGGAGATGATAAATTTCCTGGAGTTGTTCGCTTCAGAGGACCCTTAATGCAAGAAAGGTCCCTAACAGGGATATACTTTGGAGTAGAGTTACTG GAAGAAGGTCGTGGTCAGGGCTTTACTGACGGACAGTACCAAGGCAAGCAGCTTTTCAGATGTGATGAggattgtggggtttttgttgcttTGGACAAACTGGAGCTGGTGGAAGATGATGACAATGAACTGGAAAGTGACTATGCAGCTCCAGTTGACACGATGCAG GACAATCCTATTGGAAACTGGGATGGAAGATACAATGGAATACAGCTGTGCAGTTTTGCAAGTGTGGAAAGTACACTGCTTTTGCATATCAATGATGTTATTCCAG AGACTGTGTCACAGGACAGGAGACCTCCCAAGCTTGCCTATACCTCAAGAGGTGGTGGTGACAAAAGCTTGTTCAATCATAGTAAGCCAAAGGCTACAG GCACTACCTCTGAACCTGGAAATAGAAACAGATCTGAAGTCTTCTACACATTAAATGGCTCATCAGTTGACTCTCAGcctcaaacaaaaacaaaacccccatgGTATATTGATGAAG TTGCTGAAGACCCTGCAAAATCACTTACTGATTCATCTCCTGGTTTTGGGCATTCTTCACCACCACTTCAGCCACCTTTAACAAACTCTGTGtctacagaaaacagatttcactCCCTCCCTTTTAGCTTGACAAAAACATCAAGTACTAATGGTACTATTGGACATAGTCCTCTCTCTTTGTCTGTTCAGTCAGTCATTGGTGATGTAAATACTACGGCTAACCAGGAGAGTCCCTCAACAGCAGGCCCAGTTGGGAACTCACATGGTCTTGAAGCAGGTTCCTTGGCTGAAGTTAAAGAAAACCCTCCTTTCTATGGAGTAATCCGCTGGATTGGCCAGCCCCCTGGCGTAAATGAAGTATTAGCTGGACTGGAACTG GAAGATGAATGTGCAGGTTGTACGGATGGAACATTTAAAGGAACTCGATACTTCACTTGTGCTCCGAAGAAAGCTCTTTTTGTTAAACTCAAGAGCTGCAGGCCAGATTCCAGGTTTGCCTCACTACAGCCTGTTTCCAACCAGATAGAACGCTGCAACTCTCTAG cctTTGGAGGTTACTTAAGTGAAGTGGTAGAAGAAAACACTCCtccaaaaatggaaaaagaaggtTTAGAGACAATGATTGGAAAGAAGAAAGGTATCCAGGGTCATTACAACTCCTGTTACTTAGACTCCACCTTATTCTG ccTGTTTTCTTTTAGCTCTGTTTTGGACACTGTGTTACTCAGACCTAAAGAAAAGAATGATGTAGAGTATTATAGTGAGACTCAAGAGCTATTGCGGACAGAGATTGTGAATCCTCTGAGAAT ATATGGATATGTATGTGCtacaaaaataatgaaactgaggaaaatacttgaaaaagTTGAGGCTGCATCAGGattcacttcagaagaaaaag atCCAgaagaatttttgaatattttatttcaccATATTCTAAGAGTTGAGCCACTGTTGAAAATAAG aTCAGCAGGTCAGAAAGTACAAGACTGTTACTTCTATCAAATTTTTAtggacaaaaatgagaaagttgGAGTCCCAACAATTCAGCAGTTACTAGAGTGGTCATTCATCAACAGCAACTTGAAGTTTGCAGAG GCACCCTCTTGCCTGATTATCCAGATGCCTCGGTTTGGGAAAGACTTCAAAATGTTCAACAAAATTTTTCCATCCTTGGAATTAAATATAACAGACTTACTTGAAGACA ctcCCAGGCAGTGCCGTATATGTGGAGGGCTTGCTATGTATGAGTGTAGAGAATGTTATGAAGATACTGATATTTCTGCTGGGAAAATCAAGCAGTTCTGCAAAACGTGCAATACGCAA GTTCATCTTCATCCCAAGAGACAGAGTCATAAATTCAATCCATTGTCACTACCTAAAGATCTTCCAGACTGGGATTGGCGACATGGCTGCATCCCGTACCAGAAGATGGAGTTGTTTGCTGTTCTCTGCATAGAAACAAGCCACTATGTAGCTTTTGTTAAATACGGGAGGGATGACTCCGCCTGGCTTTTCTTTGACAGCATGGCAGATCGGGATG GAGGTCAGAATGGCTTTAACATTCCACAAGTTACCCCATGTCCAGAAGTTGGTGAATACCTGAAGATGTCTCTAGAAGAATTACACTCACTGGATTCCAGAAAAATTCAAGGTTGTGCACGAAGACTGCTTTGTGATGCTTACATGTGCATGTATCAAAGTCCAACGATGAGTTTATACAAATGA
- the CYLD gene encoding ubiquitin carboxyl-terminal hydrolase CYLD isoform X1, with translation MNSGLWSQEKASSSYWEERIFYLLLQECSVIDKQTQKLLKVPKGSIGQFFQDRSSVGHSRNIPCKGKKLQIGLKILEQPHAILFVDEKDVIEINEKLAELLLAITNCEERYSLFKSKSRLTKGIQIDIGSPVRVQLRSGDDKFPGVVRFRGPLMQERSLTGIYFGVELLEEGRGQGFTDGQYQGKQLFRCDEDCGVFVALDKLELVEDDDNELESDYAAPVDTMQVELPPLEINSRVSLKIGESIEYGTVIFCDVLPGNESLGYVVGVDMDNPIGNWDGRYNGIQLCSFASVESTLLLHINDVIPETVSQDRRPPKLAYTSRGGGDKSLFNHSKPKATGTTSEPGNRNRSEVFYTLNGSSVDSQPQTKTKPPWYIDEVAEDPAKSLTDSSPGFGHSSPPLQPPLTNSVSTENRFHSLPFSLTKTSSTNGTIGHSPLSLSVQSVIGDVNTTANQESPSTAGPVGNSHGLEAGSLAEVKENPPFYGVIRWIGQPPGVNEVLAGLELEDECAGCTDGTFKGTRYFTCAPKKALFVKLKSCRPDSRFASLQPVSNQIERCNSLAFGGYLSEVVEENTPPKMEKEGLETMIGKKKGIQGHYNSCYLDSTLFCLFSFSSVLDTVLLRPKEKNDVEYYSETQELLRTEIVNPLRIYGYVCATKIMKLRKILEKVEAASGFTSEEKDPEEFLNILFHHILRVEPLLKIRSAGQKVQDCYFYQIFMDKNEKVGVPTIQQLLEWSFINSNLKFAEAPSCLIIQMPRFGKDFKMFNKIFPSLELNITDLLEDTPRQCRICGGLAMYECRECYEDTDISAGKIKQFCKTCNTQVHLHPKRQSHKFNPLSLPKDLPDWDWRHGCIPYQKMELFAVLCIETSHYVAFVKYGRDDSAWLFFDSMADRDGGQNGFNIPQVTPCPEVGEYLKMSLEELHSLDSRKIQGCARRLLCDAYMCMYQSPTMSLYK, from the exons ATGAATTCGGGCTTATGGAGTCAAGAAAAAGCAAGTTCATCCTATTGGGAAGAGCGGATCTTTTACTTGCTTCTCCAAGAATGCAGTGTCATAGACAAGCAGACTCAAAAGCTCTTGAAAGTGCCCAAAGGTAGCATTGGGCAGTTTTTTCAAGACCGTTCATCTGTGGGACACTCCAGAAATATTCCTTGTAAAGGCAAGAAACTTCAGATTGGATTAAAGATTCTGGAACAACCTCATGCAATCCTGTTTGTGGATGAGAAGGATGTtatagaaataaatgaaaaactagCTGAGCTGCTTTTGGCCATTACTAACTGTGAGGAAAGATACAgtctgtttaaaagcaaaagcagattAACTAAAGGCATCCAAATAGATATTGGCTCACCTGTTAGAGTACAGCTGAGATCAGGAGATGATAAATTTCCTGGAGTTGTTCGCTTCAGAGGACCCTTAATGCAAGAAAGGTCCCTAACAGGGATATACTTTGGAGTAGAGTTACTG GAAGAAGGTCGTGGTCAGGGCTTTACTGACGGACAGTACCAAGGCAAGCAGCTTTTCAGATGTGATGAggattgtggggtttttgttgcttTGGACAAACTGGAGCTGGTGGAAGATGATGACAATGAACTGGAAAGTGACTATGCAGCTCCAGTTGACACGATGCAGGTAGAACTTCCTCCTCTGGAGATCAACTCCAGGGTTTCTCTGAAGATAGGAGAGAGTATAGAGTATGGGACAGTTATATTCTGTGATGTCTTACCAGGAAACGAAAGTTTAGGATACGTTGTTGGAGTGGACATG GACAATCCTATTGGAAACTGGGATGGAAGATACAATGGAATACAGCTGTGCAGTTTTGCAAGTGTGGAAAGTACACTGCTTTTGCATATCAATGATGTTATTCCAG AGACTGTGTCACAGGACAGGAGACCTCCCAAGCTTGCCTATACCTCAAGAGGTGGTGGTGACAAAAGCTTGTTCAATCATAGTAAGCCAAAGGCTACAG GCACTACCTCTGAACCTGGAAATAGAAACAGATCTGAAGTCTTCTACACATTAAATGGCTCATCAGTTGACTCTCAGcctcaaacaaaaacaaaacccccatgGTATATTGATGAAG TTGCTGAAGACCCTGCAAAATCACTTACTGATTCATCTCCTGGTTTTGGGCATTCTTCACCACCACTTCAGCCACCTTTAACAAACTCTGTGtctacagaaaacagatttcactCCCTCCCTTTTAGCTTGACAAAAACATCAAGTACTAATGGTACTATTGGACATAGTCCTCTCTCTTTGTCTGTTCAGTCAGTCATTGGTGATGTAAATACTACGGCTAACCAGGAGAGTCCCTCAACAGCAGGCCCAGTTGGGAACTCACATGGTCTTGAAGCAGGTTCCTTGGCTGAAGTTAAAGAAAACCCTCCTTTCTATGGAGTAATCCGCTGGATTGGCCAGCCCCCTGGCGTAAATGAAGTATTAGCTGGACTGGAACTG GAAGATGAATGTGCAGGTTGTACGGATGGAACATTTAAAGGAACTCGATACTTCACTTGTGCTCCGAAGAAAGCTCTTTTTGTTAAACTCAAGAGCTGCAGGCCAGATTCCAGGTTTGCCTCACTACAGCCTGTTTCCAACCAGATAGAACGCTGCAACTCTCTAG cctTTGGAGGTTACTTAAGTGAAGTGGTAGAAGAAAACACTCCtccaaaaatggaaaaagaaggtTTAGAGACAATGATTGGAAAGAAGAAAGGTATCCAGGGTCATTACAACTCCTGTTACTTAGACTCCACCTTATTCTG ccTGTTTTCTTTTAGCTCTGTTTTGGACACTGTGTTACTCAGACCTAAAGAAAAGAATGATGTAGAGTATTATAGTGAGACTCAAGAGCTATTGCGGACAGAGATTGTGAATCCTCTGAGAAT ATATGGATATGTATGTGCtacaaaaataatgaaactgaggaaaatacttgaaaaagTTGAGGCTGCATCAGGattcacttcagaagaaaaag atCCAgaagaatttttgaatattttatttcaccATATTCTAAGAGTTGAGCCACTGTTGAAAATAAG aTCAGCAGGTCAGAAAGTACAAGACTGTTACTTCTATCAAATTTTTAtggacaaaaatgagaaagttgGAGTCCCAACAATTCAGCAGTTACTAGAGTGGTCATTCATCAACAGCAACTTGAAGTTTGCAGAG GCACCCTCTTGCCTGATTATCCAGATGCCTCGGTTTGGGAAAGACTTCAAAATGTTCAACAAAATTTTTCCATCCTTGGAATTAAATATAACAGACTTACTTGAAGACA ctcCCAGGCAGTGCCGTATATGTGGAGGGCTTGCTATGTATGAGTGTAGAGAATGTTATGAAGATACTGATATTTCTGCTGGGAAAATCAAGCAGTTCTGCAAAACGTGCAATACGCAA GTTCATCTTCATCCCAAGAGACAGAGTCATAAATTCAATCCATTGTCACTACCTAAAGATCTTCCAGACTGGGATTGGCGACATGGCTGCATCCCGTACCAGAAGATGGAGTTGTTTGCTGTTCTCTGCATAGAAACAAGCCACTATGTAGCTTTTGTTAAATACGGGAGGGATGACTCCGCCTGGCTTTTCTTTGACAGCATGGCAGATCGGGATG GAGGTCAGAATGGCTTTAACATTCCACAAGTTACCCCATGTCCAGAAGTTGGTGAATACCTGAAGATGTCTCTAGAAGAATTACACTCACTGGATTCCAGAAAAATTCAAGGTTGTGCACGAAGACTGCTTTGTGATGCTTACATGTGCATGTATCAAAGTCCAACGATGAGTTTATACAAATGA